In Spirochaetota bacterium, the following are encoded in one genomic region:
- a CDS encoding amidohydrolase family protein, with the protein MTLFKNALLSSNQVRDILVDQGTIQLISPCIDSPTDHIIACEGRLLLSGMIDGHVHFRDPGFPQKEDAMSGTKAALRGGVTSILDMPNTLPLCVSTQELAHKKSIYRQNSYTNYGFHFGGDARDNSLQFPHPSQYAALKIFLNESTGYMLVTDDNVLNNLFSKSHYIAVHAEGDAVDKAIYFAKKHHNTLYLCHISQAEELQLIQDAKNKKLPIFAEVCPHHLLFNQKDTTALLTMKPSLRSKRDQDMLLQALDSGLLDTWGTDHAPHLISEKETQLTYGIPVIEFALELLLTLAKDMNWSHQKVESLYSSMPQNIFSITKKGRIIESYDADFVLIEQDTSYTIHEKDIVSKCNWSPYLGRKVTSKIHSTYIGGEEVYNASSQEFKKSRYIKEISYDR; encoded by the coding sequence ATGACTCTGTTCAAAAATGCCTTACTATCCAGTAATCAAGTACGAGATATTCTTGTTGACCAGGGTACTATTCAATTGATTAGTCCCTGTATCGATAGTCCTACTGATCATATTATTGCTTGTGAAGGACGACTACTACTCAGTGGGATGATAGATGGACATGTTCATTTTAGAGATCCTGGATTTCCTCAAAAAGAAGATGCTATGAGTGGAACAAAAGCAGCGTTACGAGGTGGTGTTACCTCTATATTAGATATGCCTAACACCTTACCATTGTGTGTTAGTACCCAAGAATTAGCTCATAAAAAGTCTATCTATAGACAAAATTCTTATACAAATTATGGATTTCATTTTGGTGGTGATGCAAGAGATAATTCTCTCCAATTTCCTCATCCTTCACAATATGCAGCATTGAAAATATTCTTAAACGAAAGCACTGGTTATATGCTTGTTACTGATGATAATGTGCTAAATAATCTCTTTTCAAAATCACATTATATAGCTGTTCATGCTGAAGGAGACGCTGTTGATAAAGCTATTTATTTTGCAAAAAAACATCACAATACGCTTTATTTATGTCATATTTCTCAAGCAGAAGAATTACAACTTATCCAAGATGCCAAAAATAAAAAATTACCTATTTTTGCAGAAGTATGCCCGCATCATCTTCTTTTTAACCAAAAAGATACTACAGCACTCCTAACAATGAAACCCAGTCTTAGAAGTAAAAGAGATCAAGACATGCTTCTTCAAGCCTTAGACAGTGGATTATTAGATACATGGGGAACAGATCATGCTCCTCATCTTATTTCTGAAAAAGAAACACAACTCACTTATGGAATCCCCGTTATAGAATTCGCTCTAGAGCTTTTACTCACTCTAGCCAAAGATATGAATTGGTCTCATCAAAAAGTCGAATCTTTATACTCTAGTATGCCTCAAAATATTTTTTCTATTACAAAAAAAGGGAGAATTATTGAATCATATGATGCTGATTTTGTTCTTATTGAACAAGATACTTCATATACTATTCATGAGAAAGATATAGTTTCTAAATGCAATTGGAGTCCTTATCTAGGAAGAAAAGTCACATCAAAAATACATAGTACCTATATAGGTGGAGAAGAAGTATACAATGCTTCTTCTCAAGAATTCAAAAAATCAAGATATATTAAGGAGATTTCTTATGATAGATAA
- a CDS encoding orotate phosphoribosyltransferase: MDNTKKIAQVLLDTRAVRLNVNTPYIFASGIKSPIYCDNRFLLGFPDARNTIINAFLENPLVQDAEIIAGTSTAGIPWAAIIADHLKKPLAYVRAEAKAHGVGKTVEGAEVANKKTVVIEDLISTGASSKKVLDNLLTENALVTGIVAIFSYEFPEVTTIFENTPYHTLSTFSTLLQIARETNMLNDIECSIASAWNSSPRTWKI, from the coding sequence ATAGATAATACCAAAAAAATCGCTCAGGTACTTTTAGATACCAGAGCAGTACGATTGAATGTTAACACTCCTTATATATTTGCCTCAGGTATTAAAAGTCCCATCTATTGTGATAATAGATTTTTATTAGGATTTCCTGACGCTCGTAATACTATCATTAATGCTTTTTTAGAAAATCCTCTTGTTCAAGATGCTGAAATTATTGCTGGTACTTCGACTGCTGGAATTCCTTGGGCTGCGATTATTGCTGATCATCTCAAAAAACCATTAGCCTATGTAAGAGCAGAAGCCAAGGCTCACGGCGTAGGTAAAACAGTAGAAGGTGCTGAAGTAGCAAATAAAAAAACAGTCGTTATTGAAGATCTTATTTCTACAGGAGCTAGTTCCAAAAAAGTATTAGACAATTTATTAACTGAAAATGCATTGGTCACTGGCATTGTTGCTATATTTTCTTATGAATTTCCAGAAGTCACTACTATTTTTGAAAATACTCCTTATCATACTCTTAGTACTTTTTCTACTTTATTACAAATAGCTAGAGAAACAAATATGCTTAATGACATAGAATGTTCTATTGCTAGTGCATGGAATTCTTCTCCTCGTACTTGGAAAATATAA